The segment GTCCATCGCGAGGCCCTTGGCGGCACCTCCGAGGTCGACGCCTGGTGCGAGCGCTCCGCCTGCGTCGAGGCGGGCATCAGGGTTGTCGCCGCGCATGAACTCCGCCGTGCCGTCGGGGTTGCGTCTGAAGGTGTTGGCGGCCGCTACGGCCAGAACGAGGTCGTCTGCGTCGGGGACGTGCGGCGAGCCCTCGAAGTCGTAGAGCCGCTCGACGCCGAGCAGCGATGGTGAGAAGTCAGCGCCCACGCCGAGAACGATGACCTCGTTGAGTATCGCGTTCGCCTCGGCGGGCAGCACCGTCTGCGTGTACGGGTTCGCATTGAACTGCGAGATAACCGAGGCGGCGTCGTACGCGTCAAGCTGCGCCTCGACGGCGGCCATCGCCACGTAGGCATCCTCGATGGCGGCGGTCACCGCCTCCTCATCCTCGCCGTACGCCGTGACCGTGACGACCGTGCCCAGCGCCTCACGGCTCACCACGACCGGATCGTCGCCTCCGCAGCCGGTCATCACCGAGAGCATTCCGAGCAGCACCAGGACCGTCCCCAACGCGCGAGTGCGCTTCATTGCCTGACCTCCGGTGGCGGGTATACTTGTCCGCACGTGTACGCCGCCACTGAGTGTAGCAAGCCGGAGGACCGATGTTTCCCATCGTGCACACACGTCAGCTTTCCGATGCCGTTTTCGAGATGGGCGTGACTGCACCGGCAATCGCCGCCAAGGCGCGCGCGGGGCAGTTCCTCATCTTGCGCGTGGCCGAGGGCGGGGAGCGCATTCCGCTCACGTTCTCCGACTGGTCCGCCGAAGAAGGCTGGATCCGTTTCATCTTCATGCGCGTGGGCAAGACGACCCACGCACTCTCGCACCTGGGGGCGGGCGATTCGCTCGCCGACGTGGTGGGTCCGCTCGGCGTGCCGACGCACGTGGACGGCGTGGGGCGCGTTGCTGTCATCGGGGGCGGCGTGGGCGCCGCGGTGGCGTACCCGGTTGCCCGCGCGATGTGCGATGCCGGTGCCGAGGTCACGGTGATCCTGGGTGCGCGCAACGCTGATCTGCTCATTCTCGAGGACGAGTTCCGGGCACTGCCCCTGAAGGATCTCGTCATCACCACCGACGATGGCTCGGCGGGCCGCAAGGACCTCGTGACGGCGCCGCTCAAGGAGCTCTGCGCGGCAGGCGCACTCGATCACGCGATGGCGATAGGCCCGGCGATCATGATGAAGTTCTGCGCGGCCACCACACGCGAGTTCGCTGTGCCCATGACCGTCTCCCTCAACCCGATCATGGTCGACGGCACGGGCATGTGCGGCGCGTGCCGCGTCACGGTTGGTGGAGAGACGAAGTTCGGCTGCGTCGATGGTCCCGACTTCGACGGCCACCTCGTGGACTTCGAGGAGCTGATGAGCCGCCAGCGGGTCTACAACGATCTGGAGCGCGAAGCCGACGCCGAGTACTCAAGGCAGTGCTCATGCCACTCCTAGACGACACGACCGGAGCAGAGGGCGCGGCGGAACAGCCGCGTCGCAAGCCGTCGCGGGCACCGCGCACGTCGATGCCCGAGCGCGGGCCCTCCGAGCGCGCACGCGACTTCAAGGAAGTCACGCTCGGCTACACCGAGGAGATGGCGCGCGGTGAGGCCGAGCGCTGCCTGCAGTGCAAGGTGCCGACGTGCATCGAGGGCTGCCCGGTCAACATCGACATCAAGTCGTTCATCGGCCGGATGATCGAGGGCGACTACCCCGCTGCGGTCTCCGTGCTCAAGGAGCGCAATGCGCTGCCTGCCGTCTGCGGGCGCGTGTGCCCCCAGGAGGAGCAGTGCGAGGCGCGCTGCGTGCTTGGCAAGAAGGGCGAGGCGGTGGCCATCGGCCGCCTGGAGCGCTGGCTTGGCGACTACGACCTCACCTGCGAGCTCGACCACCGCTGCGTCCCCGAGGTTGGGGCGCCGAGCGGCAAGCGCGTGGCGGTCGTGGGCTCCGGCCCCGCCGGGCTTGCGTGCGCCGGTGAGCTTCGACGCTTCGGGCACGCGGTCACCGTCCTCGAGTCTCTCCACGCCACCGGCGGCGTGCTCACCTACGGCATCCCCGAGTTCCGACTGCCCAAGCACATCGTGCAGGCTGAGGTGGGGTTGCTCGAGGAGATGGGCGTGGAGATCCGCTGCAATGTAGTCGTGGGTGCCACGTACACACTCGACGAGCTCATGACCGCCGAAGGGTACGATGCGATCTTCGTCGGCAACGGCGCTGGCCTGCCCGTCTTCATGAACATCGCGGGTGAGAACCTGAACGGCGTCTACTCGGCAAACGAGTTCCTCACGCGGGTGAACCTCATGCGCGCCTACGAGTTTCCGAAAGCCGACACGCCCGTCATGCGCGGCCGCAAGGTGGCCGTCGTGGGTGGCGGCAACGTGGCGATGGACTCGGCACGCACCGCCAAGCGCCTCGGCGCCGAGGAGGTCTTCCTCGTGTACCGGCGCACCGAGGATGAGATGCCGGCGCGCAAGGAAGAGGTCCACCATGCGCGCGAGGAGGGCGTGGAGTTCAAGATGCTGTGCTCTCCCGAGGAGATCCTCGGAAACGAGGGCTGGGTCACCGGCCTCACCGCCACGCGGATGGAGCTTGGCGAACCGGATGCGAGCGGACGCCGCGCGCCGGTCTGCGTGATGGACTCGTCGTTCGTCATCGACTGCGACACGGTGATCATGGCGATCGGCACGCGCGCGAACCCGCTGCTCACAGCCACGACGCCCGACCTCGAGGTCACGAAACGCGGCTACATCGTGGCCGACGAGAACGGCGCTACGTCGAAACCGGGCGTCTTCGCCGGCGGCGACATCGTCACGGGTTCAGCCACCGTGATCCTTGCGATGGGGGCTGGCAAGCGTGCCGCTCGCGCCATAGACGAATGGCTCTCGAGAGACGCCGAGTAGTTCCGCACGAGCCGAATAGCCCGACGAGCGGCATCTGCGCTACAATCCGAGCGTAGGGCTGACCGTTCGGCAGATTACCTGACGAACGGCACACGCCGTGGCTTGAGGGCATTCGGAGGTAGCCGTGTCCGATCCCATCAGGGTGCTTGTGGTCGATGACGACGAGTCCATCGTCGATATGATCCGCATGGGGCTCGAGGCCGAGGGCATGAAGGTCACCTCGGCATCAGACGGCGCCGAGGCGCTCGATGCGCTCCACGCCAGCCCCACCGACGTCGTTCTGCTCGACATCATGATGCCGCGCGTGGACGGCTGGATGGCGCTCATGGAGATCCGCAACGATCCCGCGACCGCCGACATCCCCGTCATCATGCTGACCGCCAAGACGCAGGACCTCGCGCGCATCCTCGCGTTCAAGCAGGGCGTGCAGCAGTACGTGACCAAGCCGTTCAATCTCATGGAGATGGTAGCGCGGATCCAGAGCCTCATGCGCGGACGCCCGCGCGCCGGGGCTGTCACGGCCGCCGAAGGCGACTTCCGCAAACTCGCCGTGCGCAAGGGCGGCCGGACCGTGCTGCTCGATCTCGAAGAAGTCGTCTATATCTCGGCGAAGAACAAGTCCACGTACGTGCACACGTACGAGAACCAGTACCTGGTCGACCTCACGCTCTCGGAGCTGGAGGAGCGGCTTTCCGCCGACGCATTCCGGCGCCTTCACCGCAGTTACATGATCAACCTCAACAAGGTGAAGGAGATCGTCCGTGCCGAGGGGGCGTACATGGTGGTCGTGGCCGATCGCGACGAAACCCAGGTGCCCGTGGCGCGCCGCCAGGTGAAATCGTTCCGCGAGGCGGTGGGGATCTAGTGATACGCACACGGCGGGTCGCGGCGGTCCTCGCGCTCGCGATCTTGCTCGCCGCGCTGCC is part of the Coriobacteriia bacterium genome and harbors:
- a CDS encoding FAD:protein FMN transferase; protein product: MKRTRALGTVLVLLGMLSVMTGCGGDDPVVVSREALGTVVTVTAYGEDEEAVTAAIEDAYVAMAAVEAQLDAYDAASVISQFNANPYTQTVLPAEANAILNEVIVLGVGADFSPSLLGVERLYDFEGSPHVPDADDLVLAVAAANTFRRNPDGTAEFMRGDNPDARLDAGGALAPGVDLGGAAKGLAMDRAREALKASGAVTAALISSGSSTVTFGEKPDGGAWVIGIEDPRDPDEIVATFTFEGDGALSTSGDYQRYFEADGRRYHHILHPSTGRPAEGLRSLTVASATLAGVHTDILSTALFVMGPDEAQEWATDHGAALYAVDTEGRALVVPAPDDSSLKVDEKRDPEP
- a CDS encoding sulfide/dihydroorotate dehydrogenase-like FAD/NAD-binding protein encodes the protein MFPIVHTRQLSDAVFEMGVTAPAIAAKARAGQFLILRVAEGGERIPLTFSDWSAEEGWIRFIFMRVGKTTHALSHLGAGDSLADVVGPLGVPTHVDGVGRVAVIGGGVGAAVAYPVARAMCDAGAEVTVILGARNADLLILEDEFRALPLKDLVITTDDGSAGRKDLVTAPLKELCAAGALDHAMAIGPAIMMKFCAATTREFAVPMTVSLNPIMVDGTGMCGACRVTVGGETKFGCVDGPDFDGHLVDFEELMSRQRVYNDLEREADAEYSRQCSCHS
- the gltA gene encoding NADPH-dependent glutamate synthase, encoding MPERGPSERARDFKEVTLGYTEEMARGEAERCLQCKVPTCIEGCPVNIDIKSFIGRMIEGDYPAAVSVLKERNALPAVCGRVCPQEEQCEARCVLGKKGEAVAIGRLERWLGDYDLTCELDHRCVPEVGAPSGKRVAVVGSGPAGLACAGELRRFGHAVTVLESLHATGGVLTYGIPEFRLPKHIVQAEVGLLEEMGVEIRCNVVVGATYTLDELMTAEGYDAIFVGNGAGLPVFMNIAGENLNGVYSANEFLTRVNLMRAYEFPKADTPVMRGRKVAVVGGGNVAMDSARTAKRLGAEEVFLVYRRTEDEMPARKEEVHHAREEGVEFKMLCSPEEILGNEGWVTGLTATRMELGEPDASGRRAPVCVMDSSFVIDCDTVIMAIGTRANPLLTATTPDLEVTKRGYIVADENGATSKPGVFAGGDIVTGSATVILAMGAGKRAARAIDEWLSRDAE
- a CDS encoding LytTR family DNA-binding domain-containing protein, whose product is MSDPIRVLVVDDDESIVDMIRMGLEAEGMKVTSASDGAEALDALHASPTDVVLLDIMMPRVDGWMALMEIRNDPATADIPVIMLTAKTQDLARILAFKQGVQQYVTKPFNLMEMVARIQSLMRGRPRAGAVTAAEGDFRKLAVRKGGRTVLLDLEEVVYISAKNKSTYVHTYENQYLVDLTLSELEERLSADAFRRLHRSYMINLNKVKEIVRAEGAYMVVVADRDETQVPVARRQVKSFREAVGI